From Rubidibacter lacunae KORDI 51-2, one genomic window encodes:
- a CDS encoding nicotinate-nucleotide adenylyltransferase, translating into MRAAAPTTWVALFGTSADPPTEGHKAILAWLSDRFDCVAVWASDNPFKSHQTALAHRMEMLRLTIADLNCPAANMRLCKELSSSRSWVTVCAARKIWGAGAHLTFVVGSDLVPQMPRWYAARDLLQAVELAIVPRPGYPLQVEDLKRLSQLGAVWDIADLTAPAVSSTAYREQRAADAIPLPVQKYIDRYQLYA; encoded by the coding sequence GTGCGGGCAGCCGCGCCAACCACATGGGTAGCCCTGTTCGGCACGAGCGCCGACCCGCCCACCGAGGGACATAAAGCGATCTTGGCGTGGCTGAGCGATCGCTTTGACTGCGTGGCGGTGTGGGCATCGGACAACCCGTTCAAGTCGCATCAGACTGCCCTCGCCCATCGCATGGAAATGCTGCGCCTGACGATCGCCGACTTGAACTGTCCTGCTGCCAACATGAGGCTGTGTAAGGAGTTGAGTAGCTCGCGCAGCTGGGTGACGGTATGCGCGGCCCGCAAAATTTGGGGCGCAGGGGCGCATTTGACCTTTGTTGTCGGTTCGGACTTAGTGCCGCAGATGCCACGATGGTATGCCGCGCGCGACTTGTTGCAAGCTGTCGAGCTGGCGATCGTGCCGCGTCCGGGCTATCCCCTACAAGTAGAAGATTTAAAACGTTTGAGCCAACTCGGAGCGGTTTGGGACATTGCCGATCTCACCGCGCCGGCTGTGTCTTCAACCGCCTACCGGGAGCAACGCGCTGCAGATGCAATCCCGCTGCCGGTGCAAAAATACATCGATCGCTATCAGTTATACGCATGA
- the leuS gene encoding leucine--tRNA ligase, with product MESRYNPAEIEPKWQQEWDARGLNRTSEDTAKPKFYALSMFPYPSGNLHMGHVRVYTFVDAIARSKRMQGYRVLNPMGWDAFGLPAENAAIARGVHPAQWTYANIAQMKQQLQQLGISFDWEREVATCSPEYYRWTQWIFLQFFQEGLAYQKEAAVNWDPIDRTVLANEQVDSDGRSWRSGAKVERKNLRQWFLKITDYADQLLDDLEQLPGWPDRVKTMQANWIGRSIGAYLEFPIVGRDDTIGVFTTRPDTVYGVSYVVLAPEHPLTLQVTTSDRRAAVEAFIKEVSEESEIDRMAEDRPKRGIPTGGEAINPFTGEAIPIWIADYVLYEYGTGAVMGVPAHDERDFQFAQQNALPICIVVVPPDAEGIQPLEFAYTAPGKLVNSGQFDGLPTAEAKRAIVDYAAEKGCGKVRVQYRLRDWLISRQRYWGVPIPVIHCPSCGCVPVPEADLPVTLPEDVEFSGRGPSPLVKNTDWVDVPCPSCGEPARRETDTMDTFLDSSWYYLRYVDAHNDDRIFDPEKIDDWMPVDQYVGGVEHAILHLLYSRFLTKVLRDRALLKAGEPFLRLLTQGMVQGLTYRNPKTNEYIPSPRVDPNDPKDPNTGEPLSVFYEKMSKSKLNGVDPLAVIATHGADTARLFVLFKAPPEKDLEWDDADVEGQHRFLNRVWRLVTAHASTAGKGAFEPPTDSRQLAKPEKELRRAVHTAIAAVTDDLSGEYQFNTAIAELMKLCNALSDADCTTSPVYAEGIDVLLRLLAPFAPHVADELWQQLGRSGSVHEQSWPQHDPEALVADEIEIVIQIMGKKRGTILVPASASKADIEARALACDAAQRYIAGKQIRKTIVVPGKLVNFVVG from the coding sequence GTGGAGTCGCGATACAATCCGGCCGAAATTGAGCCTAAGTGGCAGCAGGAGTGGGACGCCCGCGGGTTGAACCGTACCAGCGAAGATACCGCCAAGCCCAAGTTCTACGCCCTCTCTATGTTCCCCTACCCGTCTGGGAACTTGCACATGGGTCACGTGCGCGTTTACACGTTCGTCGACGCGATCGCCCGCTCCAAGCGCATGCAAGGCTACCGCGTGCTCAACCCGATGGGCTGGGATGCCTTCGGTCTGCCGGCTGAAAATGCCGCGATCGCGCGCGGCGTCCACCCGGCTCAGTGGACTTATGCCAACATCGCGCAGATGAAGCAGCAATTGCAGCAGCTCGGCATCTCCTTCGATTGGGAGCGCGAAGTTGCCACCTGCTCGCCCGAGTACTATCGCTGGACACAGTGGATCTTCCTGCAGTTTTTCCAGGAAGGCTTGGCTTACCAGAAAGAAGCCGCCGTGAACTGGGACCCGATCGATCGAACCGTCCTCGCCAACGAACAAGTCGATAGCGATGGGCGATCGTGGCGCAGCGGCGCGAAGGTCGAGCGTAAGAACTTACGACAGTGGTTCCTTAAAATCACCGACTACGCCGACCAACTTCTCGACGACCTGGAGCAGCTCCCCGGCTGGCCCGATCGCGTCAAGACCATGCAGGCAAACTGGATCGGCCGCTCCATCGGTGCGTACCTGGAGTTTCCGATCGTCGGTCGCGATGACACGATTGGCGTATTCACCACCCGCCCCGACACGGTCTATGGTGTCAGCTACGTCGTACTCGCCCCGGAACACCCACTGACGCTGCAGGTGACGACGAGCGATCGCCGTGCCGCCGTAGAGGCATTCATCAAAGAGGTCTCCGAGGAAAGCGAGATCGATCGGATGGCTGAAGATAGACCCAAGCGCGGCATTCCCACCGGCGGCGAAGCCATCAATCCGTTCACCGGTGAAGCGATTCCGATCTGGATTGCCGACTACGTCCTTTACGAATACGGAACCGGCGCGGTTATGGGCGTTCCCGCCCACGACGAACGCGACTTCCAGTTCGCGCAGCAGAACGCCTTACCGATTTGTATCGTCGTCGTACCGCCCGACGCCGAAGGTATCCAGCCCCTAGAATTCGCCTACACTGCACCGGGCAAACTCGTCAACTCCGGGCAGTTCGACGGGTTGCCCACAGCTGAGGCTAAACGCGCGATCGTCGACTACGCTGCGGAAAAGGGCTGCGGGAAAGTGCGCGTACAGTATCGCTTGCGGGATTGGTTGATCTCGCGCCAGCGCTACTGGGGCGTTCCGATTCCGGTTATCCACTGCCCGAGCTGCGGGTGCGTCCCCGTCCCTGAAGCCGACTTACCCGTCACCCTGCCCGAAGACGTGGAATTCAGCGGTCGCGGACCGTCGCCCTTGGTTAAGAATACCGATTGGGTTGATGTACCGTGCCCGTCCTGCGGGGAACCCGCCCGTCGCGAAACCGACACGATGGACACCTTTTTGGATTCGTCTTGGTACTACCTGCGCTACGTCGACGCCCATAACGACGATCGCATCTTCGACCCGGAGAAAATCGACGACTGGATGCCGGTGGATCAATACGTTGGCGGTGTCGAGCATGCAATTTTGCACCTGCTCTACTCGCGTTTCCTGACGAAGGTGCTGCGCGATCGCGCTCTGTTGAAAGCGGGCGAGCCTTTCCTGCGTTTGCTGACACAGGGCATGGTCCAGGGGTTGACCTATCGCAACCCGAAAACCAACGAGTACATACCGTCCCCGCGAGTGGACCCCAATGACCCGAAGGACCCGAACACGGGCGAGCCGCTGTCGGTGTTCTACGAGAAGATGTCCAAGTCGAAGCTTAACGGCGTCGATCCGCTGGCGGTGATCGCGACTCATGGTGCGGATACGGCGCGGCTGTTCGTACTGTTCAAAGCGCCGCCAGAAAAAGATCTCGAATGGGACGATGCCGACGTTGAAGGGCAACACCGCTTCCTCAATCGCGTCTGGCGCTTGGTGACGGCACATGCTTCCACCGCAGGCAAAGGCGCCTTCGAACCACCGACCGACAGCCGTCAGCTTGCCAAGCCCGAGAAAGAGTTACGGCGCGCGGTCCATACGGCGATCGCGGCCGTCACGGACGATCTCTCCGGCGAATATCAGTTCAACACGGCGATTGCGGAGCTGATGAAGCTCTGCAATGCGCTATCCGATGCCGACTGCACCACCTCGCCCGTCTATGCAGAAGGCATTGACGTTTTGTTGCGGTTACTCGCCCCCTTTGCGCCCCACGTTGCCGACGAATTGTGGCAACAACTCGGTCGCTCTGGCTCGGTCCACGAACAGTCCTGGCCGCAACACGACCCCGAAGCACTCGTTGCCGACGAAATCGAAATCGTCATCCAAATCATGGGCAAGAAACGCGGCACGATTTTAGTCCCGGCCAGTGCGAGCAAGGCCGACATCGAAGCCCGCGCCCTTGCCTGCGATGCTGCTCAACGCTACATCGCAGGCAAGCAGATCCGCAAAACCATCGTCGTCCCCGGCAAACTCGTTAACTTCGTTGTAGGCTGA
- the ispF gene encoding 2-C-methyl-D-erythritol 2,4-cyclodiphosphate synthase, translated as MNVRIGNGYDIHRLAVDRRLVLGGVEIPHDRGLLGHSDADSLTHAIMDAMLGALALGDIGHYFPPSDPKWAGADSIELLKEVNTLVGAQGWQVGNLDSTVVAERPKLKPHLKAMRDRLAAALDIGPDRVSIKATTNERLGPVGLEEGIAAYAVVLLVATSVE; from the coding sequence ATGAACGTCCGCATCGGTAACGGCTACGATATCCACCGCCTCGCAGTCGACCGGCGCTTGGTTCTCGGCGGCGTCGAGATTCCGCACGATCGCGGTTTGCTCGGTCACAGCGATGCCGACTCCCTGACCCACGCCATCATGGATGCTATGCTCGGTGCCCTCGCCCTCGGCGACATCGGTCACTACTTCCCGCCCAGCGATCCCAAATGGGCCGGAGCCGACAGCATCGAATTACTCAAAGAAGTCAATACGCTTGTCGGAGCCCAAGGCTGGCAAGTGGGCAACCTCGATTCCACTGTTGTGGCCGAACGCCCCAAGCTCAAGCCGCACCTCAAAGCCATGCGCGATCGCCTGGCGGCCGCGCTCGATATCGGACCCGATCGCGTCAGCATCAAAGCCACTACCAACGAACGCCTCGGTCCCGTCGGTCTGGAAGAAGGCATTGCCGCCTACGCCGTCGTGTTGCTGGTTGCTACTTCTGTGGAGTAG
- a CDS encoding NUDIX hydrolase yields the protein MTGRDATAMTPALADFKVGVDNVIFSVDTQRHRLLVLLVRRPHDPYTNWWSLPGTLVRQGESLEAAARRILASQIRVDNLYLEQLYTFGNPGRDPREAPGQFGVRYLSVSYFALVRYEAAELVANGTSSATWHAIASLPKLAFDHQQILDYGCNRLRNKLEYSPIAFEVLPRTFTLGELYQFYTTVLGDQFSDYSNFRARLLKLGFLSDTGVKVSRGAGRPASLYQFDAQAFAPLRNKPLVFV from the coding sequence ATGACAGGACGCGACGCGACCGCAATGACCCCCGCACTTGCCGACTTTAAGGTTGGAGTAGACAACGTTATTTTCTCAGTGGATACGCAACGGCACCGCTTGCTGGTGCTGTTGGTCAGACGCCCCCACGACCCCTACACCAATTGGTGGAGTTTACCGGGCACGTTGGTGCGGCAAGGTGAATCCCTCGAAGCTGCTGCTCGACGCATCCTGGCGTCACAGATTCGCGTCGACAATCTCTACCTCGAACAGTTGTACACCTTCGGCAACCCCGGCCGCGACCCGCGCGAGGCACCGGGGCAATTCGGGGTGCGCTACTTATCGGTCAGCTACTTTGCCCTCGTTCGGTACGAAGCAGCCGAGTTGGTCGCCAACGGGACGAGTTCGGCAACCTGGCACGCGATCGCCAGCCTGCCCAAACTAGCCTTCGACCACCAACAAATCCTCGACTACGGCTGCAACCGCTTGCGCAACAAGCTTGAATACAGCCCGATCGCGTTTGAGGTGCTGCCCCGGACTTTTACACTCGGCGAACTCTATCAGTTCTATACCACCGTGCTCGGCGACCAGTTTTCCGACTACTCCAACTTCCGAGCAAGGCTGCTCAAACTGGGTTTCCTCAGCGATACGGGGGTAAAAGTTTCGCGCGGTGCCGGTCGCCCTGCTAGTTTGTATCAATTCGATGCGCAAGCATTTGCACCGCTGAGAAATAAACCACTGGTTTTTGTTTGA
- the truB gene encoding tRNA pseudouridine(55) synthase TruB encodes MLGFLNLHKPEGLTSHDCVAKVRRILQVKRVGHGGTLDPAATGVLPIAAGRATRLLQFLPDAKVYRARVRFGIQTNTDDLEGEVLAMQPLPELSLQQVLPLLERFSGAIEQVPPQFSAIQCGGKRLYELARAGEVADVPSRTVVVSRIDVLKWHPGDFPELELEIACGPGTYIRAIARDLGAALGIGGTLAQLVRTQSCGLCLQDSLTLDELAARVERQTLGLLAPDAAIGHLPAVTFPAGTSKRWCQGQHIPLEVAISPPNIAAETPVRVYNMSGMFLGVAIVQIPGDRAIVSPKVVLV; translated from the coding sequence GTGCTGGGTTTCTTGAATTTGCATAAGCCGGAAGGGCTCACCTCACACGATTGCGTGGCGAAAGTGCGACGTATTTTGCAGGTTAAACGTGTCGGGCATGGAGGCACGCTCGACCCAGCGGCAACGGGCGTGTTGCCGATCGCAGCGGGTCGGGCAACACGACTGCTGCAGTTTTTGCCCGACGCTAAGGTTTACCGCGCGCGCGTAAGGTTTGGCATCCAGACGAACACGGACGACCTTGAGGGCGAAGTCCTCGCGATGCAACCCCTACCGGAATTGAGCTTGCAGCAGGTCCTCCCGCTCCTGGAGCGCTTCAGCGGCGCGATCGAGCAGGTGCCCCCACAGTTCAGTGCCATCCAGTGCGGCGGCAAGCGCCTTTACGAGCTGGCGCGCGCGGGTGAGGTGGCAGACGTGCCGAGCCGGACGGTGGTTGTCAGCCGTATCGACGTGCTTAAATGGCATCCCGGCGACTTCCCGGAACTCGAGCTCGAGATTGCCTGCGGACCGGGCACTTACATTCGCGCGATCGCGCGCGATCTGGGGGCGGCTTTGGGCATTGGCGGCACGCTCGCGCAGTTGGTACGTACTCAAAGCTGCGGACTTTGCTTGCAGGATAGCCTGACACTCGATGAGCTGGCCGCGCGGGTCGAGCGGCAAACACTGGGGCTGCTCGCGCCCGATGCCGCGATCGGGCACTTACCGGCCGTTACCTTCCCCGCGGGAACGTCAAAACGTTGGTGTCAGGGACAGCATATACCCCTAGAGGTCGCGATCTCACCACCCAACATTGCAGCGGAAACACCCGTACGCGTATACAACATGTCCGGTATGTTTCTCGGCGTAGCTATCGTGCAGATACCGGGCGATCGCGCGATCGTCTCGCCCAAAGTGGTACTGGTCTGA
- the miaE gene encoding tRNA-(ms[2]io[6]A)-hydroxylase, with amino-acid sequence MSATTIKLLKTPTQAAWVEQALANLDTVLLDHSHCERKAAGVAVNLMFRYPSNAPLVRQLTAIAQEELAHFEQVNQWLDRRGIPLAPLKAAPYGARLSGQIRRHEPERLLDSLLVAALIEARSHERLGLLGDHCPEPELAAFFRSLRASEARHYGIYWLLADRECDRLALWHRLDELAAVEADILDTLHPEPRVHS; translated from the coding sequence ATGTCTGCAACAACTATCAAACTTCTGAAGACACCAACCCAAGCTGCTTGGGTGGAACAGGCGCTGGCCAACCTCGACACCGTTCTGCTCGACCATTCCCATTGCGAGCGCAAGGCAGCGGGGGTTGCAGTCAATTTGATGTTCCGCTACCCGTCCAACGCGCCGCTTGTCCGCCAACTGACGGCGATCGCCCAAGAAGAACTAGCGCACTTCGAGCAAGTCAATCAGTGGTTGGACCGCCGGGGGATTCCGCTCGCACCCTTGAAAGCTGCACCGTACGGCGCGCGGCTTTCAGGACAAATTCGCCGCCACGAACCCGAGCGCTTGCTGGATTCTCTACTCGTCGCAGCGTTGATCGAAGCGCGATCGCACGAACGCCTAGGTTTGCTCGGCGACCATTGCCCCGAACCGGAGCTAGCGGCTTTCTTCCGCAGCTTGCGTGCCTCTGAAGCTCGTCACTACGGCATTTACTGGTTGCTTGCCGATCGCGAGTGCGATCGCCTGGCCCTGTGGCACCGCCTGGACGAACTGGCTGCAGTTGAGGCCGACATCCTAGACACGCTGCACCCCGAACCGCGCGTCCACAGTTGA
- a CDS encoding NAD+ synthase, whose product MRIAIAQLNPTIGDLAGNSERILAAAAAADREGANLLLTPELSLCGYPPRDLLLDPGLAPAMAAQLATLARSLPPALAVLVGTATPNPQADNAGEKPLFNSIALLGNGCVQQIFHKRLLPTYDVFDEHRYFAAGQHSNYFELSDDDRGSLRIGVTVCEDLWNDEEFWGKRSYRTNPIAELSELGVDLVVNLSASPYSVGKQPLRESMLAHSARRFQQPIVYVNQVGGNDDLIFDGGSFACDRSGTTVLRARAFDTDLLTVDYDRACCDLTPGTVAALPDCREAEFWQALVLGTRDYARKCGFNQATIGLSGGIDSSLVAAIATAALGPENVLGVLMPSPYSSEGSIADAQALVANLGIDCTTLPIADAMDAYDRVLEPLFAGTEFGVAEENIQSRIRGNLLMAIANKFNRLLLSTGNKSEMAVGYCTLYGDMNGGLAVIADLPKTQVYALCCWLNRDRELIPAEVIRKPPSAELRPGQLDSDSLPSYDVLDDILHRLIHLHESAGQIVAAGYDPEVVRKVVKLVLRSEFKRRQAPPGLKVTDRAFGTGWRMPIASRRTAAFAELDTPATTGPIAIGNASDPSNPTELAIGT is encoded by the coding sequence ATGAGAATCGCGATCGCGCAACTGAACCCGACTATCGGCGACCTTGCAGGTAATAGCGAACGGATTCTAGCTGCCGCCGCAGCGGCCGATCGGGAAGGCGCGAACTTGCTCCTGACTCCCGAGCTATCACTCTGCGGCTACCCACCGCGCGATTTACTGCTCGATCCGGGGCTCGCACCGGCGATGGCAGCACAACTGGCAACCCTGGCGCGATCGCTCCCACCCGCGCTCGCCGTTTTAGTCGGCACGGCAACGCCCAATCCCCAGGCGGATAATGCCGGCGAAAAGCCTCTGTTCAATAGCATTGCACTGCTCGGGAACGGTTGCGTACAGCAGATCTTTCACAAACGCTTGCTACCGACGTACGACGTGTTCGACGAACATCGCTACTTTGCTGCCGGACAGCACAGCAACTACTTCGAACTGAGCGACGACGATCGCGGCTCGCTCCGGATTGGCGTGACGGTTTGCGAGGATTTGTGGAACGACGAAGAGTTCTGGGGCAAGCGCAGCTATCGCACCAATCCGATCGCCGAACTAAGCGAACTCGGCGTCGATCTGGTCGTGAATCTATCGGCTTCGCCCTACAGCGTCGGCAAGCAACCGTTACGCGAGTCGATGCTCGCCCACAGCGCGCGTCGGTTTCAACAACCGATCGTTTACGTCAACCAAGTCGGCGGTAATGACGATTTGATCTTCGACGGCGGGAGTTTCGCCTGCGATCGGTCGGGCACGACCGTCCTCCGCGCGCGGGCGTTCGATACCGATTTGTTGACGGTCGATTACGACCGCGCCTGCTGCGATTTAACTCCCGGAACGGTTGCGGCGCTGCCAGACTGTCGCGAAGCCGAGTTCTGGCAAGCATTGGTGTTGGGGACGCGAGATTACGCACGCAAGTGCGGGTTTAACCAAGCCACAATCGGACTCAGCGGCGGCATCGACTCGTCGTTGGTAGCGGCGATCGCGACGGCCGCGCTCGGACCGGAGAACGTGCTCGGCGTCCTGATGCCTTCGCCGTATAGTTCGGAAGGTTCGATTGCCGACGCGCAAGCGCTGGTGGCGAATCTGGGCATCGACTGCACGACACTGCCGATCGCGGACGCCATGGACGCCTACGATCGCGTCCTCGAACCGCTGTTTGCCGGCACCGAGTTTGGCGTTGCGGAAGAGAACATTCAGTCGCGGATTCGCGGCAATCTGCTGATGGCGATCGCGAATAAGTTCAACCGGCTGTTGCTTTCAACGGGCAACAAATCGGAAATGGCTGTCGGGTACTGCACCCTCTACGGCGACATGAATGGCGGTTTGGCGGTTATTGCCGACCTACCGAAAACCCAAGTGTATGCGCTCTGTTGCTGGCTCAATCGCGATCGCGAGCTTATCCCCGCCGAGGTCATTCGCAAGCCGCCGAGTGCCGAACTGCGACCCGGTCAGCTCGACTCCGATTCGCTGCCTTCATATGACGTGTTGGACGACATTCTCCACCGCCTCATTCACCTGCACGAATCGGCCGGGCAAATCGTTGCGGCCGGTTACGATCCAGAGGTCGTGCGCAAAGTCGTGAAGTTGGTCTTGCGCTCCGAATTCAAGCGCCGGCAAGCACCGCCCGGCCTGAAAGTGACCGATCGCGCCTTCGGGACGGGCTGGCGGATGCCAATTGCCAGTCGCCGGACAGCAGCCTTCGCGGAACTCGACACACCCGCGACGACCGGGCCCATTGCTATCGGTAACGCGAGCGATCCGAGCAATCCAACCGAACTGGCGATCGGCACGTAA
- the moaB gene encoding molybdenum cofactor biosynthesis protein B has protein sequence MTATPPSPSPVSVRIAVLTVSDTRTDATDKSGRLLVELLQAAGHHLSAKAIAPDDIYQIRAIVSAWIADETVQVILTAGGTGVTGRDCTPEAIAPLLDKTIPGFGEVFRLLSFQEIGTSTVQSRAIAGVANGTYVFCLPGSSGACRTGWEKIVKDQLDSNHRPCNFVELAPRLRER, from the coding sequence ATGACCGCAACCCCGCCTTCACCATCCCCCGTCTCGGTTCGCATTGCCGTGTTAACGGTATCGGACACGCGCACGGACGCTACCGATAAATCCGGGCGCTTGCTCGTAGAGTTACTGCAGGCTGCCGGTCACCATCTGAGCGCCAAAGCGATCGCCCCTGACGACATCTACCAAATCCGTGCCATTGTCTCGGCCTGGATCGCCGATGAAACCGTGCAGGTCATCCTGACCGCGGGCGGCACGGGCGTCACCGGCCGCGACTGCACCCCCGAGGCGATCGCGCCGCTTCTCGACAAAACTATTCCGGGCTTCGGGGAAGTGTTCCGGTTGTTGTCCTTCCAGGAAATCGGCACCTCAACCGTACAATCGCGCGCGATCGCGGGAGTTGCCAACGGCACCTACGTGTTCTGCTTGCCGGGCTCGTCGGGTGCCTGTCGCACCGGATGGGAAAAGATCGTCAAAGACCAGCTCGACTCCAACCACCGACCCTGTAACTTCGTCGAACTCGCGCCGCGTCTGCGGGAGCGCTAG
- a CDS encoding nicotinate phosphoribosyltransferase yields MGTRSLTLETDDYGLLTDLYQLTMSACYVGEGIAETPASFELFLRQLPDSCGYLVAAGLEQALDYLKHLKFTGEQVSALEATGLFAGAPPQFWSLLQAGGFTGDVWAIPEGTVAFAHEPLLRIEAPLWQAQLVETYLLNTLNYQTGIATRAARMRDAAGSKTRLLEFGTRRASSPQGALWAARAALIAGFDATSNVLAALELGQQPSGTMAHSLVMAIAALQGSEDEAFAAFQRYFPSAPLLIDTYDPVAAADRLAARVRAGTLHVAGVRIDSGDLVKLSQSVRERLPEAVVIASGNIDEYEIARLRAAGACIDGYGVGTSLVTGQLCDGVYKLVEINSISTMKTSNRKETYPGRKQIFRHYEGDRATGDRLALMEEVPQPGERALLQRVMRRGQLLQPVEAIAAIRARSVTGIASLPPSARKLDAPEAYPVAISTALEALTHEVRSRPVAAGPQPATSRL; encoded by the coding sequence ATGGGTACGCGATCGCTAACGCTGGAGACGGACGACTACGGGCTGCTGACCGACCTGTATCAACTAACGATGAGTGCGTGCTACGTCGGCGAAGGGATTGCCGAAACACCAGCCAGCTTCGAGTTGTTCTTGCGGCAATTGCCCGATAGTTGCGGCTACCTAGTCGCCGCCGGTTTGGAGCAAGCGCTGGACTATCTCAAGCATTTGAAATTTACTGGCGAGCAGGTCTCGGCTTTAGAGGCGACGGGGTTGTTTGCCGGAGCACCGCCGCAGTTCTGGTCGTTGCTTCAGGCCGGTGGATTCACGGGCGACGTGTGGGCGATACCAGAAGGAACGGTTGCGTTCGCGCACGAACCCCTATTGCGCATTGAGGCTCCATTATGGCAGGCACAACTGGTCGAAACCTATTTGCTGAATACGCTGAACTACCAAACCGGGATTGCCACCCGGGCGGCGCGGATGCGCGACGCCGCCGGCTCCAAGACGCGCTTACTGGAGTTTGGAACGCGCCGAGCGAGCAGCCCGCAAGGAGCCCTATGGGCGGCGCGTGCGGCATTGATTGCCGGGTTTGACGCCACATCGAACGTGTTAGCAGCGCTAGAACTCGGGCAGCAGCCGAGCGGGACAATGGCGCACTCGCTAGTGATGGCGATCGCGGCGTTGCAGGGCAGCGAAGACGAAGCTTTTGCCGCCTTCCAGCGCTATTTCCCCTCGGCACCGCTGTTAATCGACACTTACGATCCCGTGGCGGCTGCCGATCGACTGGCTGCGCGGGTGCGCGCGGGTACCCTTCACGTTGCAGGCGTGCGCATCGATTCGGGCGATCTCGTCAAGCTGTCGCAATCCGTCCGCGAGCGCCTGCCTGAGGCAGTCGTTATTGCGAGCGGCAATATCGACGAATACGAAATCGCGCGCTTGCGGGCGGCAGGGGCGTGCATCGATGGCTATGGCGTCGGCACGAGTCTGGTGACCGGCCAGCTCTGCGATGGGGTATACAAGCTCGTCGAAATTAACAGTATCTCGACTATGAAGACCTCCAACCGCAAGGAAACCTACCCCGGACGCAAGCAGATTTTCCGCCATTACGAAGGCGATCGCGCTACTGGCGATCGCTTGGCCTTGATGGAGGAGGTGCCACAACCGGGAGAACGCGCCTTACTGCAGCGGGTGATGCGTAGGGGCCAGTTATTGCAGCCGGTGGAGGCGATCGCGGCGATTCGCGCGCGGTCGGTTACCGGGATCGCGAGCCTGCCGCCATCCGCCCGTAAGCTTGATGCTCCGGAAGCATATCCGGTGGCGATTAGCACTGCCCTGGAGGCGCTTACGCACGAGGTGCGATCGCGTCCGGTCGCTGCCGGTCCGCAACCGGCAACCTCGCGACTCTAG
- the rpaB gene encoding response regulator transcription factor RpaB — protein MDIKKKILVVDDEVAVRRILKTRLTMVGYEVVTAADGEEALEVFASEQPDLIVLDVMMPRRDGYFTCQELRKSSDVPIIMLTALGDVADRISGLQLGADDYLVKPFSPKELEARIRTVLRRFKREDVPRAVPTGTVHVGRLVLDTNKRSALLDDQPVRLTGREYNLLRLLVSNSGRSLSRAEILQSVWGYEPRRHSDLRVVDVHVSRLRGKIEEDPKHPELIITDRGTGYLFQRIASVPEPARA, from the coding sequence GTGGATATCAAAAAAAAGATCCTCGTGGTGGATGACGAAGTTGCCGTACGCCGCATCCTGAAGACACGCTTGACGATGGTTGGCTACGAGGTCGTGACAGCTGCCGATGGCGAGGAAGCCTTGGAGGTGTTTGCTTCCGAGCAGCCGGACTTGATCGTGTTGGATGTCATGATGCCTCGTCGCGATGGGTACTTCACTTGTCAAGAGCTGCGGAAGTCTTCGGACGTGCCGATCATCATGCTGACTGCACTCGGTGACGTTGCCGATCGCATCAGCGGATTGCAGCTTGGGGCAGACGATTATCTCGTCAAGCCTTTTTCCCCCAAAGAACTTGAAGCCCGCATCCGCACGGTGCTGCGGCGATTCAAGCGCGAGGATGTGCCACGCGCGGTTCCCACCGGCACGGTCCACGTCGGACGGTTGGTGCTCGATACCAACAAGCGCAGTGCATTGCTCGACGACCAGCCGGTACGCCTTACGGGCCGCGAGTACAATTTGCTGCGGCTGCTAGTGTCTAATTCCGGGCGATCGCTGTCGCGAGCGGAGATTTTACAGTCCGTCTGGGGCTACGAGCCACGGCGTCATAGCGATTTGCGCGTGGTAGACGTTCACGTATCGCGCCTGCGCGGAAAAATTGAAGAAGACCCCAAGCATCCCGAGCTGATCATCACCGATCGCGGCACGGGTTATTTGTTTCAACGCATTGCATCGGTTCCAGAGCCTGCCCGTGCGTAA
- a CDS encoding ribbon-helix-helix protein, CopG family has product MPNPFLGVRIPPELEAALAARARASGQSKSDIAIAALETYLGLPLCHERLTGIEQRLTALETMAREACRMQRDRHHRAVDRENSLGHSHHTEQ; this is encoded by the coding sequence ATGCCCAATCCCTTTCTCGGCGTGCGAATTCCACCCGAACTCGAAGCAGCACTTGCCGCGCGCGCGCGCGCTTCCGGGCAATCGAAATCGGATATTGCGATCGCGGCCTTAGAAACCTACCTAGGGTTGCCGTTGTGTCACGAGCGGCTTACAGGTATCGAACAGCGATTGACAGCACTGGAGACGATGGCACGAGAAGCATGCCGGATGCAGCGCGATCGACACCATCGAGCCGTCGACCGAGAAAATTCGCTGGGGCACAGCCATCATACGGAACAATAG